A window of Rhinolophus ferrumequinum isolate MPI-CBG mRhiFer1 chromosome 23, mRhiFer1_v1.p, whole genome shotgun sequence genomic DNA:
GCTTAGGTGGTATCAAcagggaagagaatggaaaaggggaaaagtaGGTTCCTAGTCTCCTCCAGCTCAGTTTTCCATTCTGCAAGTTGGGTAtggaaatttgctaaaagagtgAGAGGGTATTGCAGGTCCTGACATCTAAGTTTAGATGAGACTAGATTTGGTTGACGTGGTGTCATACATGGTGATGGTGTCCTAGGTCCTATCTTTAGGGAACTTGGAGAGGGTTTGAAGGCCTGCAGTGCTGTGGGGGACATGTGGAAAGAGAGAAGGCATGTCATGAAAGGCTGGTCTCCTGTGAATTCAAGGCAGGGACTTTTCTTGAAAGGCAGAGAAATACTTTCTGGCTTGGAGTTCAGGTTCCAGAGGTCAGGAATTGTCCAACTTGAGAAGGATTTCTTCTCTAAGCTGTAGACGGATAGACCCTGCCAACTTCTACTGTCTCAGTTCCAGccgaagaaagaaaaattgaacagtGCTGGGTACAGCCTATGTTAAAGTATTGTGCGAAAAAGTGTGATAAATCACAAGAATGTGCATATCTGAATCATACATGCTGCTGGACCTTCTGTGGAAACATCTGCTTGGACAATGAGTGAGTTGGTTGCTGAGGGAAGGTTGGGCCTGGGCATGCTTCCTCCCTCACATTCGGAAGATGTGGTCTGGAACAGAAGGCCGCTGTCACTGAAATCCTGGTCAAAGAGACAGGTAGCATCAGGCAATGCTCTCCTAACTCCACACGTAGGTTGCCACTCActataaaataaactaaaatacgAACATGggacctcctttttttttttttcactctcattc
This region includes:
- the WFDC9 gene encoding protein WFDC9; protein product: MKPWGLLLIILICGLAMLLPVLGGIKKKNLSEERKIEQCWVQPMLKYCAKKCDKSQECAYLNHTCCWTFCGNICLDNEEPFKSMLNTSL